A stretch of the Flavobacterium aquiphilum genome encodes the following:
- the hutI gene encoding imidazolonepropionase, giving the protein MTTLIVNIKELLQVRENSILKVSGVEMAVLPTIKNAFLLLTDDIIIDFGSMDDLPKITVDTTIDAAGKMVLPSWCDSHTHIVYAGNREQEFVDRINGMTYEEIANRGGGILNSAKKLNETSEEDLYNQSKERLEEIMLLGTGAVEIKSGYGLTVEGELKMLRVIQQLSKNYPITIKATFLGAHAFPTVFKENKKGYLDLIINEMLPEIAKNKLADFVDAFCETGYFSVEETEQIMEAGIRFGLKPKIHVNQFNSIGGIQAGVKFNALSVDHLEIMNPEDIEVLKGTETMPVALPSCSYFLSIPYTPAREMISAGLPLALATDFNPGSTPSGNMNLVVATACIKMKMTPEEAINAATINGAYAMGISQTHGSITKGKKANLIITKPIPSYYQLPYAFGSNLIDSVILNGKVLN; this is encoded by the coding sequence CGAAATGGCTGTTTTACCAACAATCAAAAACGCCTTTTTGCTTTTAACAGACGATATCATTATTGATTTTGGTTCGATGGATGATTTACCTAAAATTACCGTTGATACAACAATTGACGCTGCCGGAAAAATGGTATTGCCCTCTTGGTGTGACAGTCACACACATATTGTGTATGCAGGAAATCGCGAACAAGAATTTGTTGACCGAATTAACGGAATGACCTATGAGGAAATCGCCAATCGAGGAGGCGGAATCCTAAATTCGGCAAAAAAACTGAACGAAACATCAGAAGAAGACCTTTACAACCAATCCAAAGAACGCCTTGAAGAAATAATGCTGTTAGGAACTGGGGCAGTCGAAATAAAATCAGGTTACGGACTCACGGTTGAAGGAGAACTAAAAATGCTTCGTGTCATTCAACAATTATCAAAAAACTATCCGATAACCATAAAAGCTACTTTTCTGGGAGCTCACGCCTTCCCTACTGTTTTCAAAGAAAATAAAAAAGGATATCTTGATTTAATCATTAACGAAATGCTTCCTGAAATTGCCAAAAACAAATTGGCCGATTTTGTTGATGCATTCTGCGAAACAGGCTATTTTTCGGTCGAAGAAACCGAACAAATCATGGAAGCAGGGATTCGATTTGGCTTAAAGCCAAAAATTCATGTCAATCAGTTTAATTCTATCGGCGGAATTCAGGCTGGGGTTAAATTTAACGCACTTTCTGTGGATCATCTCGAAATTATGAACCCAGAAGATATTGAAGTTTTAAAAGGAACAGAAACAATGCCTGTAGCCTTACCTTCTTGTTCTTATTTTTTAAGTATCCCTTACACACCGGCACGTGAAATGATTTCGGCAGGACTTCCTCTCGCACTTGCTACCGATTTTAATCCGGGTTCTACTCCATCGGGAAATATGAATCTTGTGGTTGCCACAGCCTGTATCAAAATGAAAATGACTCCTGAAGAAGCCATAAATGCTGCAACTATAAACGGTGCTTATGCAATGGGGATTTCTCAAACACACGGAAGCATAACCAAAGGCAAAAAAGCCAATTTAATAATTACAAAGCCTATTCCTTCTTATTATCAACTCCCTTATGCTTTTGGCAGCAATTTAATAGACAGCGTAATTCTGAATGGAAAAGTTTTAAATTAA
- a CDS encoding formimidoylglutamase — MEKIITLTVNDLAKITNHRSGEIKFGEKILTIPKNTDPLDFMKSSEVKFVLFGIPEDIGIRANYGRPGAASAWESAIQSIANIQHNRFSKGSQIIVLGKLNVMQEMKEVENLDFNDIDDRSKLSRLVEKIDKEVSHIIFKIIQCGKIPIVVGGGHNNAYGNIKGAALAKGKAINAVNFDAHSDFRILEGRHSGNGFSYAFEEGFLKKYFIFGLHENYTSKSVLDIIKKIEDRVRYNTYDSVNIRKEKDFTQEMVNAHDFIKNDPYGIEIDLDAIPNIASSAMTLSGFSIEELRQFVYYFGKNKNAAYLHIAEGAPALGEDKNNHLIGKLIGYLVTDFMKAQNSITV, encoded by the coding sequence ATGGAAAAAATTATCACACTTACAGTAAACGATCTAGCCAAAATAACCAATCACAGAAGTGGCGAAATTAAATTTGGCGAAAAAATACTCACAATTCCAAAGAACACTGATCCTCTTGATTTTATGAAATCGAGCGAAGTCAAATTTGTCTTATTTGGCATCCCGGAAGACATTGGTATAAGGGCAAATTACGGCAGACCCGGAGCAGCATCGGCTTGGGAAAGTGCCATTCAAAGCATAGCCAATATTCAACACAATAGGTTTTCAAAAGGCAGTCAAATCATTGTTTTGGGTAAACTCAACGTAATGCAAGAAATGAAAGAAGTCGAAAATCTTGACTTCAATGATATTGATGACCGCTCCAAATTAAGTCGATTGGTGGAAAAAATCGACAAAGAAGTTTCCCATATCATCTTCAAAATCATACAATGCGGTAAAATTCCAATCGTTGTTGGCGGAGGACACAACAACGCATACGGAAACATAAAAGGTGCTGCGCTTGCCAAAGGAAAGGCCATAAATGCCGTTAATTTTGATGCGCATTCTGATTTCAGGATTCTGGAAGGACGCCACAGTGGAAACGGTTTTTCATACGCCTTTGAAGAAGGTTTCTTGAAAAAGTACTTCATTTTTGGCCTTCATGAAAATTATACTTCCAAAAGTGTTTTAGACATTATTAAGAAAATTGAAGACAGAGTTCGATACAATACTTACGACAGTGTCAATATTCGAAAAGAGAAAGACTTTACTCAGGAAATGGTAAATGCTCATGATTTTATTAAAAATGATCCTTACGGAATCGAAATTGATCTGGATGCCATTCCTAATATAGCCAGTAGTGCAATGACTTTAAGTGGATTTTCGATTGAAGAGTTACGTCAGTTCGTTTATTATTTCGGAAAAAATAAAAATGCCGCCTATTTACATATTGCTGAAGGAGCTCCAGCACTAGGTGAAGATAAAAATAACCATTTGATTGGAAAACTCATAGGTTACTTGGTTACCGATTTTATGAAAGCGCAAAATTCAATTACAGTTTAA